A stretch of the Planktothricoides raciborskii GIHE-MW2 genome encodes the following:
- a CDS encoding DUF928 domain-containing protein — MSQRKNGLKKLAGLFLYPALINCFGLLPYQAAKSEPVDFQISQWGGGGGGGWPQPAYRGAPARTIGGGTRGDGCISEDLPKPSALIPTNNVWTTLSDRPKFFWYVPSTKAKTAEFVVLDQNGEEVYSKMLDLSQVKTGTIIEENLPPDVSLETGEVYTWQLSIVCNPQRRSGDVYLEGWVESLDLEADQLNQLQTNLKQAGEDSWKQAEVYLNAGIYNELVSLLAQNRCDYQNEWQELLNWMGLEAQVGTDTIAQCAVQNN; from the coding sequence ATGAGTCAACGAAAAAATGGTTTAAAAAAATTGGCTGGCTTATTCCTCTATCCAGCCTTAATCAATTGTTTTGGCTTGTTGCCGTATCAAGCAGCAAAATCGGAGCCAGTCGATTTTCAAATTAGTCAATGGGGCGGCGGGGGTGGTGGGGGCTGGCCTCAACCAGCATATCGTGGGGCTCCAGCCAGAACCATTGGCGGAGGTACTCGCGGGGATGGTTGCATTTCTGAGGATTTGCCCAAACCCAGTGCATTAATTCCTACCAATAATGTCTGGACGACTCTTTCCGATCGCCCCAAATTTTTCTGGTATGTTCCTTCCACTAAAGCCAAAACCGCAGAATTTGTAGTTTTGGATCAAAATGGTGAAGAAGTTTATAGTAAAATGCTCGATCTGAGTCAGGTGAAAACTGGGACAATTATCGAAGAAAATCTCCCCCCAGATGTTTCTTTAGAAACAGGTGAAGTCTATACCTGGCAGTTGTCAATCGTTTGCAATCCCCAACGCCGAAGTGGAGATGTTTATCTGGAAGGTTGGGTGGAATCCTTAGACCTGGAAGCAGACCAACTGAATCAACTACAAACGAATCTGAAACAAGCCGGTGAAGATAGTTGGAAACAAGCAGAAGTCTATCTAAATGCCGGGATTTACAATGAACTGGTGAGTTTATTGGCTCAGAATCGTTGTGATTATCAAAATGAATGGCAAGAGTTGTTAAATTGGATGGGTTTGGAAGCACAAGTAGGGACTGATACGATCGCCCAATGTGCCGTGCAAAACAACT